The following proteins are encoded in a genomic region of Cyclonatronum proteinivorum:
- a CDS encoding hydroxymethylglutaryl-CoA reductase: MFKIPSLLLRKLYTYGSLMNTKTGFRFEAKNRLSDANVLGVYGIVVDGHEYEAAKVTVELMDGRKLPIREVTAENNIDLKLRDTVVFHVEAEPLEKGKHEVRFNFLTEKVGKLSVQVEDALGEVSEQRVRIPLDKKNDYSPEAIKARQEFVEQYSGTKLKHIPHYSIDPETTQGNCEAFTGVAQIPLGFAGPIQVNGEHAQGEFIVPLATTEGTLVASYNRGIKAVNLSGGVKCTVSVDCMQRAPVYIFDNARDARDFVDWINQPANMARIREESEATSSVAKLLYIDSYLSNKFAYLRFNFATGDAAGQNMVGRATFAACSWILDAYPGKTRFYLESNFATDKKASQVNVMRTRGKRVTAEAVIKRNVLIETLRVEPESLYYHNGVSTIGAFISGANNNGAHSPNAITAMFIALGQDVANVSESSAGILYSELTPEGDLYISLTIPSLIVASYGGGTGLATQRECLEIMDCYGRNKAKKLAEIIAGVALAGELSLGAAISSLDWVSSHEKYGRNR, encoded by the coding sequence ATGTTTAAAATACCAAGCCTTTTGCTGCGCAAACTATACACCTACGGCAGCCTGATGAACACCAAAACCGGTTTCCGGTTTGAAGCCAAAAACCGCCTGAGCGACGCCAATGTGCTCGGGGTATATGGCATCGTAGTTGACGGTCACGAATATGAAGCCGCCAAAGTGACGGTTGAACTGATGGACGGACGCAAGCTGCCCATTCGGGAAGTGACCGCTGAGAACAACATTGATCTGAAACTGCGCGATACGGTTGTGTTTCATGTAGAAGCTGAGCCCCTTGAAAAGGGCAAGCATGAAGTCCGGTTCAATTTCCTCACGGAGAAAGTCGGCAAGCTGAGCGTTCAGGTGGAAGACGCCCTTGGCGAGGTGTCCGAGCAGCGGGTACGCATCCCGCTTGATAAGAAAAACGACTATAGTCCTGAAGCGATTAAGGCCCGTCAGGAATTTGTGGAGCAGTACAGCGGCACCAAACTGAAGCACATCCCGCACTATTCTATCGATCCTGAAACGACGCAGGGAAACTGTGAAGCCTTCACCGGTGTCGCGCAGATTCCGCTTGGGTTTGCCGGACCGATTCAGGTAAACGGCGAGCATGCGCAGGGTGAATTTATCGTGCCGCTTGCGACAACGGAAGGTACGCTCGTGGCCTCCTACAACCGCGGCATCAAAGCCGTGAACCTTTCCGGGGGCGTGAAGTGTACGGTTTCGGTTGACTGCATGCAGCGCGCGCCGGTTTACATTTTTGACAATGCCCGTGATGCCCGTGATTTTGTGGACTGGATCAATCAGCCGGCCAACATGGCGCGTATACGCGAGGAATCTGAGGCAACATCGAGCGTCGCAAAGCTGCTCTATATTGATTCTTATCTCTCGAATAAGTTTGCCTACCTGCGCTTCAACTTTGCGACGGGCGATGCCGCCGGGCAAAACATGGTAGGCCGGGCAACGTTTGCGGCCTGTTCGTGGATTCTCGACGCCTATCCCGGCAAGACCCGCTTCTATCTGGAATCCAACTTTGCGACCGATAAAAAAGCGTCGCAGGTTAATGTGATGCGCACGCGCGGCAAGCGGGTAACTGCGGAAGCCGTTATTAAACGGAACGTGCTGATCGAGACCCTGCGCGTGGAGCCGGAGAGCCTGTACTATCACAACGGCGTATCGACCATCGGAGCCTTCATCAGCGGCGCCAACAACAATGGGGCGCACTCGCCAAACGCCATCACGGCCATGTTCATCGCACTTGGTCAGGATGTGGCAAATGTCTCGGAATCCTCTGCCGGTATCCTGTACTCCGAGCTGACTCCCGAAGGCGACCTGTACATTTCGCTCACCATCCCGTCACTGATTGTAGCAAGCTATGGCGGCGGTACCGGACTCGCAACGCAGCGCGAGTGTCTCGAAATCATGGATTGCTACGGGCGCAACAAAGCGAAGAAACTTGCTGAAATTATTGCAGGTGTAGCCCTTGCAGGCGAGCTTTCCCTTGGTGCCGCCATTTCATCGCTTGACTGGGTGTCAAGTCACGAGAAATACGGCCGCAACCGCTAA
- a CDS encoding HAD-IIA family hydrolase yields the protein MKSHLLLDMDGVVLHDNDLIPGADRFLHTIMERGIDFRFITNYPSQTPADLQNRLRAAGVDIPVEKFFNSAMATAAFLSKQNGKKAYVIGEGALTHELYKIGFTVTDIDPDVVVVGETRSYNWEMIRKASYFVKNGARFIATNPDVAGPGGSPACGALCAPIERISGKKPLYIGKPSAFMLRAALDSMKAHSENSLIIGDNMHTDILAGVQAGVQTVLVLSGYSKLEDLDLFPYRPNHVFNALGEIDPDQLEL from the coding sequence TTGAAATCGCATCTCTTACTTGATATGGATGGCGTTGTACTTCATGACAACGACCTCATTCCCGGCGCCGACCGTTTCCTGCATACCATCATGGAGCGCGGCATTGATTTCCGCTTCATCACCAATTACCCGTCCCAAACGCCGGCTGACCTCCAAAACCGGCTCCGCGCTGCCGGGGTTGACATTCCCGTGGAAAAATTCTTCAACTCGGCCATGGCTACCGCGGCCTTTCTTTCCAAGCAAAACGGCAAGAAAGCCTACGTGATCGGCGAGGGCGCCCTCACGCATGAGCTGTACAAAATCGGCTTCACGGTAACGGATATTGATCCGGATGTGGTCGTGGTAGGAGAGACGCGCTCCTACAATTGGGAGATGATCCGCAAGGCTTCTTATTTTGTCAAAAACGGGGCGCGCTTTATCGCGACCAATCCTGATGTAGCGGGTCCCGGCGGTTCACCGGCTTGCGGAGCGCTGTGTGCGCCCATTGAGCGCATCAGCGGGAAGAAGCCGCTCTACATCGGCAAGCCTAGCGCCTTTATGCTGCGTGCTGCCCTCGACAGTATGAAAGCGCACAGTGAAAATTCTCTCATTATTGGCGACAACATGCATACCGATATTCTGGCCGGGGTACAGGCAGGCGTACAAACCGTGCTGGTGCTCTCCGGTTACAGCAAGCTGGAAGACCTGGATTTATTCCCCTACCGACCGAACCATGTGTTTAACGCGCTGGGTGAAATAGATCCTGATCAGCTTGAGCTTTAA